Part of the Streptomyces sp. NBC_00457 genome, GGGCGTACAAGCTGGCCCGGCCCTGGGTGCCGAGTTCCGACACCACGGCGCGGCCTGCCCTCGTCGTGCGCGACACCTGGATGGGCACGGGCATCGACGCCGCCGCGCCCTACACCAACATGGCATCCGGCTTCCCCTGGCAGGACCAGCGGTTCGCCGAGTACCGCAACACCGGACCCGGCGCCGCGATCACCGTCCCGGCGAACCGTCCCCAGCTCAGCGCCGATGAAGCCGAGTCGCACACCCGGAAGGCATACCTCCGTGACTGGCGCCCCGCTGCCTGAGTTCCACTCCACCCTCAAGGACGACCTGCGTTTCCCGCTCGCCTGGGGCACCTCGCCGATCCGGGACTTCGAGGAGTGGCGGCGGGCGGCGCGGGCCAAGGTGGAGGAACTGCTGGTCGTCGGGCGGCAGGACGGGGTTCCGTATGCGCCCGAGGTCACGGACGCCGTACAAGACGACTTCTGCACGCGGGAGTTGGTCACCCTCTCCCTCACCCGCTACGAACGCGTCCGCGGTGTTCTGCTCACCCCGCACGGCCCCGGCCCCTTCCCCGCCGTACTGCTGCTGCACGACCACGGAGCCACGTTCGACATCGGGAAGGAGAAGCTGGTCCGTCCCTGGTACGACGACACCCGGCTCGCCTCCGCGCGGGCCTGGGCGGACCGGCACTTCAGCGGCAGGTTCATCGGCGACGAGCTCGCCCGGCGCGGGTATGTCGTCCTCTGCCTGGACGCGCCCGGCTGGGGCGATCGAGGGCCCCTCGCCTATGACCAGCAGCAGGCCCTGGCCAGCACCTTCTACCACCTCGGCTCCTCGCTCGCCGGGCTCATGGCCCGTGAGGACGCCCGCGCGGCCGACTTCCTGGCCGGCCTGCACCGCGTGCGCGGGGTCGCCACGCTCGGCTTCTCCATGGGCGCCTATCGCGCCTGGCAGACCGCCGCGCTGACCGACTCCGTCGCGGCCACGGCGGCCGTCTGCTGGATGACCGGCCTGAAGGAAATGATGGTGCCCGGCAACAACACGCTGCGCGGGCAGTCGTCGTACTACATGCTCCACCCCGGGCTTCCCCGGTTCCTGGACTACCCCGACGTGGCGGGCATCGCCGCACCCAGGCCGATGCTCTTCTTCAGCGGCGCCCTGGACCCCCTCTTCCCCGCCGACGGCGTACGGGTGGCCCACGACAAGCTGACCGCCGTCTGGCGCTCGCACCACGCCGAGGAGCGGCTGCGCCTGAAGACATGGCCCGACCTGGGCCATGTCTTCGAGGACCGCATGCAGGACGAGGTGTTCGCCTGGCTCGACACCGTCCTGTGAGTGAGCTGAGCCAAGCGCGCCCGGCGAAGTCCGCTGCGGTTCGGCAGCGCCCCGAAGGGGCGCGGGGAACTGCGCGACCAGCCACGACGGTGCCGCAGGCGACCGACCGTATAGAGCGGCACTTCCCGCGGAGCGCTCAGCGCCGTACCGGCCTGATCGACTCCAGGGTCGGCACCACCGGCTTGATCGTGCCGTCGGCCGCGAACTCCATGCGGTCGACGGTGGTCTCGCGGTGGGTGCCGT contains:
- a CDS encoding dienelactone hydrolase family protein; translated protein: MKPSRTPGRHTSVTGAPLPEFHSTLKDDLRFPLAWGTSPIRDFEEWRRAARAKVEELLVVGRQDGVPYAPEVTDAVQDDFCTRELVTLSLTRYERVRGVLLTPHGPGPFPAVLLLHDHGATFDIGKEKLVRPWYDDTRLASARAWADRHFSGRFIGDELARRGYVVLCLDAPGWGDRGPLAYDQQQALASTFYHLGSSLAGLMAREDARAADFLAGLHRVRGVATLGFSMGAYRAWQTAALTDSVAATAAVCWMTGLKEMMVPGNNTLRGQSSYYMLHPGLPRFLDYPDVAGIAAPRPMLFFSGALDPLFPADGVRVAHDKLTAVWRSHHAEERLRLKTWPDLGHVFEDRMQDEVFAWLDTVL